The genomic segment GAACAACAAGAAGGCGCTCCGGCGACCACCCCGTCGTCGTAACTGCTCTGGAAATGAACCTTATTCGCCGTGAGGCAGGAACACGCCACGGAACCGCATCTTCCCGGAGGACAGGCGGTCGTATGCTTCGGTCGCTTGGTCGAGCGAGAAGGTTTCGACGATTGGCTTGACCTTTCCCTTCGCGGCAAGTTCAAGAATCTCGGCGAGGTAATGTTGTCCGCCATGGGTGGAGCCCACCACGCGCTGGCGCATCATATGGAAGGGCTTACCGTCGGACGGGATCGAGAACGGCTTGCTGAAGTCGAGTCCGCACAGGACGATGCGCCCGTCGGGCTTGACTCCCGCCATCGCTTTTTCGGCGGTGTCGAAGTCGTTGGTCGTGACCAGAAGAACATCTGCGCCGCCAGCCGCCAACAGCTCCTGGCCGTTCGCGACGACGATGTCTGCACCAAGATCTTTCGCAAGCTTGTGCTTGTCCGGCGAATGCGTGATCGCAATGGTCTCGAATCCGCAGGCCTTGGAGAACTGGAGGGCGACGTGGCCAAGTCCACCAATACCGAGCACCGCGACCCTGTCACCCGGTTTCGGGTCCGCATCGCGCATGCCACTCCAGGTGGTGTAGCCCGCGCACATCATCGGCGCAGCGTCCTCGTAGTCCAGCCCATCGGGCAGCAATACAGTGCCTTCCGCAGAGATCGCGATGTACTGTGCGTGCCCGCCCTGCGACGCGAAGCCCGTCGTTCTGGGCGAAACGCAGTTCATGGCCGTCTGGCCGGTCAACGGACGGTTCTGGCGGCAGTAAGGGCATCGACCGCACGAGGACTGCACCCATGTGGTGCCGATTCGGTCTCCCACCTTGCGTGTGCGGACGCCCGCGCCGACTTCGACAATCTCACCAACCACCTCGTGGCCAGGAGTCTGCGGATAAATGTCGCCGCCAGCCCCCTGGGTGGCCCAAACGTCCGTGTAGCACATGCCAGAAGCGTGAACTTTCACCAGGACCAACCCTGGCTCTGCCTTGGGCACGGGGACCTCATGAACTTCCCAAGGCTTGTTGGCCCCGGTCATCACAACTGCCTTCATCTTCATCGCCGTTTCCTCTCTATCAGGTGGTCTGTGGGCTGCGATCTAGCGGCGTACAGCGACACCAAGCTGGCTTGGAACCGGCGATGCTGCACCCTGATTCGAGTCTATGAGCCGTAGACTGTCGCGACAATCTGCTCAATATTTGATGCCAAGATGAAATCAATTCACCAATCTAAGGGCAACGATCTGGCGGCCTTTGCCGCTTTCCTGGCAGTCGCGGCCCATCGGAGTTTCCGCAGCGCCGCAAGCGAACTCAACATGACGCCGTCGGCGATCAGCCATTCGATCAAGGTGCTCGAACAACGGTTGAATGTCCGTCTATTCAACCGAACGACTCGAAGCGTCTCCTTGACTGAGGCGGGTGAACGTCTCGCCCTAAAACTTAGGCCGGCAATGGCCTCAATCGAAGAGGCCGTTCAGGAGTTGGAGGTCGATGAGCATGTGCCCAGCGGTACCGTGCGAATCAATGCCAGCGAGGGCGCTATCCGGTTGACACTGTGGCCAGTGCTTGCACGCTTTTTGCGTGAGTATCCACGCGTCCATATCGACATATTCACTGATGGCAGGCTCGGCGATATTGTTGCCGATGGTTTCGATGCTGGTATCCGGTTAGCGGAAGCAGTACCAAAGGATATGGTGGCCATCCCGGTTATGGGGGAGGTCCGCTTTGCGGCATTGGCGTCGCCCGGGTATCTAGAGCAGCACGGGCATCCAAGGGTGCCGCAAGATCTGTATGACCATAATTGCATCCGCTTCCGCTTCGAGAGCGGTGCAATCTACCGGTGGGAGTTTGAGCGCCAGGGCGTGGTCGAAAGGATCAATCCTTCCGGCTCTCTCACATTGACCGATCAACCGCTGATGGTGGAGGCATCAATCGATGGCATAGGCATCGCCTTCGTGCCCGATCATCTCGCAGTCAATGCGCTCAACGACGGCCGACTTAAACGCCTTCTGGAAGATTGGTGTCCCGCGTATCCAGGGCTTTGTCTCTACTACGTGGCGAATCGCCACCTACCATCTGGCCTGAGAGCGTTGATCAATATGATGACTGGAATGCGTTCAGACAGTTGAAAGATTACCCGCCAGGAGGAGCATGGTTCACGGCAGTGAAGTGGGTATCGCTTCGTTATCTTTCTCCGAAAGGCCCAACATAAGCAGGTCGTTCCGACATCTAGGGGACGCCCTAGGTGCGTAAATCAGCACATTTCACATGTCGTTTATGTATTCCAATCTCGCCTGAAGGTGCACGGTATTCATGGCAAAAACGCCGCTATATTCCGGACTCCCCCGAAGCAGGAGAACTGAAATGTCGCTCATCCAACAGCATAAGAAGACGGCACAAATGGTCGGCGTGGCGCTGGTCGCGGCCGTGGGGCTTGGTGGCTGTGCCACGTACAAGGACGACTTCGCACGCATCGATACGCGCCTCGATACCCTCGACTCGCGGGTGCAGGGTGCGGCGCAGAGCGCGGAATCCGCCAACCAGTCGGCGACGCAGGCCAATCAGCGCCTGGATACGATGGAACGTCGCGTCCAGCAGCTGGAAACGGCGCCGCGTCGCACGCCGCGCGGTTGATCTGATCGGACCGGGACCCGTTGGCCTGGCGGTCACGGGTCCCGGTGTGTCACCCGTCTTTTCGAGGAGTTGTCCCATCGCCACGTCCACACATCCTGCGATGCGGGTCTTCCACACGGCGCTGTTGCTCGCGTTGTCATCCGCCAGCGTCGGGGTGGCCATGGCCGAGGACACCGTGGCGCCACAGGCCGCCTCGGCTAACCAGCTTCCGCCCGGCCAAGAGGTCTCCGACACGGTGATCGAGCTTGCGGGCTGGGTCATCGCCGCCGATGACAACCACGGCTATCCGTTCATGGTGATGGACAAGGCTGCCGCGCAGGTGCTGGTGTTCGGCGGCGACGGCAAGCTGCGAGGCGCAGCGCCCGGGCTGTTTGGTTCGGCAGTCGGCGATCATGCGGCGCCCGGCATCGCAGGTCTTGCGCTGCGCGAGATTCCGGGGCGGGATCGCACCACGCCGGCCGGTCGTTTCGTGGGTGGCTATGGCCCGTCGATCGATGCCGGGCGTGTGCTCTGGGTGGACTACGATTCGGCGGTCTCGCTGCACCCCACCGCCAGCGGCACGCCGGCCGAGCGACGCGAGGAACGCCTGGCATCGCCGACGCCGGACGACAACCGCGTCACCCACGGTTGCATCAACGTCGCGACCACGTTCTACGAGGACGTCGTCCGTTCGACGTTCGAGAAGGGCGGTGTGTTCTACATCCTGCCGGACAAGGACTCGATGGCGGAGACCTTCCCGGAGTTCGCGCATAGTCGCGAGGGCGCGAAGCGGGACGAGTGAGTACAAGTCGCCGGTTTGATGAACCCGGCGGCATTGCAGGGTGGCGCTAGACTCCACCCATGACGACGCCAGACCAGAGCAAGCTCGATCGCATCGTGGCCGAAGCCCGGCGCAGTGCCGAGCAGCGCAACAACGGTTATCGCGAGCGGGCGCTGAAGATGTACCCGTGGATCTGCGGCCGCTGCGCGCGCGAGTTCACGCGCGTCAATCTGCGCGAACTGACGGTGCATCACCGCAACCACAACCACGACGACAACCCGGCCGATGGCAGCAACTGGGAGTTGCTGTGCGTGTACTGCCACGACAACGAGCACTCACGGCAGCTCGACCACACCGGCGTCAGTGCACGGAACGCGGAGGACGCGCCGGCCGCGGCAACGTCCAATCCGTTCGCGGATCTGAAGGCGCGGCTCGAGAAGACCCGCGCCTGACCGGATCGCGCTTGCGGATCGGGTAGGCGATCTGCGGACGGATCACCCGGGTTGCGTGGGTCGCAGGCGTTGCGGGTCATGTGCGCGTGCTGCTGGACCGGACTCGCGCTTCGGTGACCATAGCGCCCCAATGCCTGCCGATCCCACGCCGTCCGCGCATCTGCTGCGCCTGTTGCCCGACGTGGTCGTGCAGACGGATGCGCGCTGGACGGTCACCTATCTCAATCCCGCCTGGCAGACGCTGACGGGCCACGCGGTTGCCGATGCGCTGGGCCGATCGCTGCTGGATTTCGTGCATCCCGACGACAACCCGACGCTGCGTTCGGGCATGCCGGTGTTCCGGCTGCGGTTCGCGGACCGGGCGTATCGATGGATGCGGCTGCAGTTGCAGCCCGAGACCGATGCGGCGGATCGGGTGGTCAGTCGCCAGGGCGTGCTGATCGAAGTGGCCGACGTCACCGAGCAGGTGCTGGTGGAAGTGCGCCAGCGCTTCCTGCGGTTGCTGGAGACCATCGATGGCGTGGTCTGGGAAGCCGAGCGCGGCGTGGGCAATACCTTTCTGAGTCCGCAGGTCGAGCGCCTGTTCGGCTTCACGGTGGAGCAGTGGCGCGCCGATCCGGGCTTCTGGCGCTCGCGCGTGCATCCCGACGATCTGCAGGCGGCCTTGGCGATCGACAACGCCGCCTACGATGCGACGCACAGCTACGCCTACGAGATGAGTTACCGCCTGATCACGCGCTCCGGCGAGGTGGTCTGGGTGCGCGACCTGTGCCGGACGGTGGTCGAGGCGGAACGCCCGAACCGCATGATCGGCCTGATGATCGACGTGACCCGGCAGAAGCAGGCCGAACTAGAACTGCTGCGCTCCGACGAGCGCTACGCGCTGGCCACGCGCGGATCCAACGACGGCATCTGGGACTGGGATCTGCGTACGGACGTGCTGCACGTGTCCGGACGCTTCAACGGCATCCTTGGGCTGGACGCGACCGGGCCGGTGCACGCTGACGGCTGGCACTTCCTGCAGTCGCGCATCGATCCCGACGATCGCGCCCGTGCGGAATCGGCGTACCGCCGGCATCTGGCCGGGGACAGCCCGAACTTCTCCGTGGATTTCCGCGCCTGGCACGGCTCGGGGCGCCTGGTGTGGGTGAACTGGCGCGGTGTCGCCCGCTTCGAGGACGGCATCGCCGTGCGCATGGCGGGCTCGTTGAGCGATCTGGCCGAACGCGGCAGTTCCTACGACGCGCTGACCAACCTGCCGGGCCGGCCGCTGTTTCGCGATCGCCTCGATCACGCGATTGCACTGCATCGCGAAGGGCTGGCGGCGGGCGAGGACGCACCCGCGCAAAACCACACCACGATGTTCGCCGTGCTGATGCTCGACCTCGACGGTTTCAAGGCGGTCAACGACACCCACGGCCACCACGTCGGCGACCAGTTGCTGCAACAGGTCGCGCGTCGGTTGGAGAACTGCGCGCGCGCGGTCGACCTGGTCGCGCGCATGAGTGGCGACGAGTTCAATGTGCTGCTGGAGTCTGTCGATTCCGCCGAGGCGGTCGAGCGGGCGCAGCAGATCGCTGCTGCGCTGGAGATTCCTTACAGGATCGGCATACACACCTTGACAAGCAGTGCGAGCATCGGCGTGGTGCATTGCACCCCGCGCTTGGTGACGAGCGACGACTACCTGCGCGCCGCGGATGCTGCGATGTATGAGGCCAAGACCCTGCCGTTCGGCGTATGCGTACTTCCAGCGGCCATGTAAAAGCGCACGCTTCGCTTCCCATAGTGGGACTTCAAGAACGCGACGTCCTCACTGCGCACTCCACCGGGTCTCAGGCAGGAGGCGGGATGTCGAAAGTCTGAAGCAGCATGTCGAACTGCGCCATGGACTGGGCACCCATTGCGACGGCGTGGTGCGGCGTAAAGTCGAGCGTGTCGGCGACCTCGCTGTCGCTCGCATGGGTACCAGGCAGGTCGGTGCCGTTGCCGCCCGCTTCGTCGATGGTCTGATGGGCGATATGGACCACGCCACTGAGCTGATCGGTCTCTGCCAGTTGATTAAACCAAGCGATGGCCTGATCCGGCGAAAGTCCGTGGCTCTGTGCGTACTGCAACAGGAACGGCACCGGACTCACCGCGTTGCCAGTGGTGTCGTAAAGCACGGATGCGGCGGCGTCGCTGAGCCCGGATGCGGCGAGGAAGTTGCGCATGTCGTCGGTCTCGAACCGGTTGTTGTGCGCGGCGCGGTCGATGGCACCCAGTCCGATGTAGGACAGTGCGGCAACCGTCCAGCCAACCGGGCCCAGCCATGTGCCAGCACCCAGCACGCCGGCCAGCACACCGCCAGCGGCGGTGACATGTAGGGTGCCGGCGCCCGCGTCGCCGTCTTGGAAGGCTTGGATCGCATTCCAGGTGTCGGCAGCAATGCCGGCTGCAGCGAACAGTCGTCCAGTGAGCGCGTTGCTCAGGCCGTACTTCCCGATGAAGCCGGTGGCTGAAATCAGTTCAGCGCCGACGGCGAGCGAGATCAGAGCCTTGCCGGTGAAGTTGGCGCTCTTGAGAAACTCCAGGTTGCCGATCGCGATGTCGAGTAGCGATTCCACGCGTGGATCGTCGAGCTGGAGGCCCTGTGCGTTGATCAGTGCGCTGGCTGACGCCGTTACCGCCATGCCGCGCAGAAGTTGGCCGGCCGCATCATCGGCGGTGAATCCTTCGATGCCATTGAGAGCAGTATTGAAGGCGCGCTGCGCCGCCTCTCTCTGCGTGTCGTCGCCCGCGAGTCCGGGCAGGCTTTCGCGCATGGCGCCGATCGCGCTTTCGAGCGCGGCCGGTTCGACGCCGAGCGCTTCCGCCAGGCGGGGATCGACGAGGCTGGCCAGCTGTGCATCAGCTGCGGCGATAGTTGCGGGATTGCCGCCGTCCAGGCCGGAAATAGCCGCACCGCTCTGCGTGGAGATGTAGAGGTTTGCAAACTCGGTCGCCAGTCCCTGACCCGCTGCGCCGAGTTCGCCGATCGAGAACAGATCCAGCAGCGAGTCGCCCAGCGGGCCTTGCGCCAGTGCCGGATCGGCGCGCAAGGCCATGCTGATCGCAGCCTGCGCCACGGGGTCGTTCAGCACTTCGCTGATGAAAGTGTCGACGTCGCTTCGCAACGGATTATCGGCCGGCAGGTCGGTGTACTGCGCCAGCTGGTTCAGAAGTCGCGACCCGTGGCTTGCCATCACGTCCTGCTGCGCCTGGATCTGCGCTTGCCAGTCGGCACCGAGGGATTCGGTCATCAGTGCGTCGAGCGCGGCTTCGAACTCGGTATCACTGGCGTAAAGCGGACGCATCTCCTGGGCAAAGCGAAGTGTTTCGGTCAGTTCGTAGAACTCGGCGGCGTCGGGCTGGATGGATAGCTCGATCCCGTTGCGGATCGGATCCATCGATGCCAGCACGGGCGAACCTTGGCCGACGTCGACACCCTGTCGTTCAAGCTCCACGAATAGCGCCGGGCCAATGCTCCTGGGCGGGATGCCGTTATGTGCAATCACCGCGTCGGCAGCGCGACCCCAATCGGCGCTAGTGCCACCAGCCAGGTCGATCAGGCGATTGGTCAATGCCTGGCTGCCTTCGGCACCGCTGATGTGACTGGACATCTGCACAATGCGTGCAAGACCTTCGTCGGCCCAGATCGCGCCGCCTCCCGAAAACATGCCGCTTCCGCCGAAGACGCTTTCGTTGACCTGCTCGAATGCAGGCAGAGCTGCCTCGGTCAGTGCTGCGGCGAGATCGTCGTCGAGCTCGTTGGCAATCTGCTCCAAGCCGCGTATGCCATCGAGCATGTCCTGCGGATAGTTGCGCTCGCCGATCTGCCCGGGGTCCTCGAGATACGGTTGCAGTGGCGTGGTGACTTGTGCGGCGACATCCGTCAACCAGGTTTGTACGCGCGAATCGGCGAGCACACGCTGCCGCAGGTCCATGGGGGCGCCCTGCAGCACCTCATTGAGCGCGTACAGCGCCTCGCCAGGTTCACTGCCGGAGGGCACACTCTGGATGAGCGCATCCGACTGCCTCGCGGGCAACACACCCTCGATCGCTGCATCGACGCCAGCCTGCAGCTCCGGGAATCCCTCGAAGCGTGCAGACACCAGCGCAGCAGCGTCGGCATCGCTCAGGCCTGGGTCGGCTGAAATGAGCGCATCAATCTCGGCGTCGATCGATGTTTCGAGCGCCTCGCTGGCGTTCGACACATTCTGCTGCAGGTAGCCGTCGTTGAGCTCAGCACGGGCGAAGCCGTGACCCTGCGCGGAGAGCAACCGCATCGAATCGAGTGCGCCGGATGCCGTCCGGTGCTCGGCAGCCGCGTCGTTGGTGGCGTTGGCCTGTGGCGTGGTGGCGGGCGGTGATGTGGGCTGCGTTGCCTCAGGCGGGCTTTGCGCGGTCACGGACGATTGGGCGTTGCGAGCTTGGGGCTGGGCCGACAGCGGCAGATCGGGAATATGGGTTCCGACGTTCAGCGTGACCATCGCAGTTCATCTCCATATGTCGGCTTTTCCGTTGATGCACGACCATCGGAGAATCCCGCATCCTGCACAAGTCGGGCGGGCCCTAGGTCGCGAGTGAGCGCGGTCCGTATGACCACACCCGTTCTTTCAGCGATCCACGCGGGTTTCCAGGCGGGCGGCATAGCGCGACAGATCCGGACCTTTGAGATCACGGTCCGAGAGCTTCGCGGTCGCCGATCGCACAGGCGCGCTGGTGGCCAGGCCGAGCACGCCGTGCAGGATGCGCACCGCCGTTTCGCTCTGCGGGTTCATCAGTCGCGGCACGATCTTGGGCACGCCCTGTCCCTGATCGACCATCGGCCGCATTGCGGCCTCGTACGCGGCGAAGGCGTCGCCGGGTGACGGGTGCAGGGCGAGTTCGCCCGCCAGAACGTACGCGCCGGTAACCGCGAGCGTGGCGCCGATGCCGCCCATCGGGGTGACGCACCAGGCCGCGTCGCCGGTGAGCACGACGCGTTGCGTGTGCCAGCGCTTCATGCGCACCTGGCGCAGCACGTCGAAGTAGAAGTCATCGGCGGCGTCCATGCCCGCGAGCACGCGCGGCGCCTGCCAGCCGGCATCGGCGAAGCGTTCGTGCAGGTACTGCTTCTGACGCGCGACATCCCAGTCCTGTTCGCCGTCGGACGCCTTTTGCACCGACAACATCGCGCGCGTCGTGCCGTGGCGGT from the Luteimonas fraxinea genome contains:
- a CDS encoding LysR family transcriptional regulator; the protein is MKSIHQSKGNDLAAFAAFLAVAAHRSFRSAASELNMTPSAISHSIKVLEQRLNVRLFNRTTRSVSLTEAGERLALKLRPAMASIEEAVQELEVDEHVPSGTVRINASEGAIRLTLWPVLARFLREYPRVHIDIFTDGRLGDIVADGFDAGIRLAEAVPKDMVAIPVMGEVRFAALASPGYLEQHGHPRVPQDLYDHNCIRFRFESGAIYRWEFERQGVVERINPSGSLTLTDQPLMVEASIDGIGIAFVPDHLAVNALNDGRLKRLLEDWCPAYPGLCLYYVANRHLPSGLRALINMMTGMRSDS
- a CDS encoding alcohol dehydrogenase catalytic domain-containing protein → MKMKAVVMTGANKPWEVHEVPVPKAEPGLVLVKVHASGMCYTDVWATQGAGGDIYPQTPGHEVVGEIVEVGAGVRTRKVGDRIGTTWVQSSCGRCPYCRQNRPLTGQTAMNCVSPRTTGFASQGGHAQYIAISAEGTVLLPDGLDYEDAAPMMCAGYTTWSGMRDADPKPGDRVAVLGIGGLGHVALQFSKACGFETIAITHSPDKHKLAKDLGADIVVANGQELLAAGGADVLLVTTNDFDTAEKAMAGVKPDGRIVLCGLDFSKPFSIPSDGKPFHMMRQRVVGSTHGGQHYLAEILELAAKGKVKPIVETFSLDQATEAYDRLSSGKMRFRGVFLPHGE
- a CDS encoding sensor domain-containing diguanylate cyclase, which gives rise to MPADPTPSAHLLRLLPDVVVQTDARWTVTYLNPAWQTLTGHAVADALGRSLLDFVHPDDNPTLRSGMPVFRLRFADRAYRWMRLQLQPETDAADRVVSRQGVLIEVADVTEQVLVEVRQRFLRLLETIDGVVWEAERGVGNTFLSPQVERLFGFTVEQWRADPGFWRSRVHPDDLQAALAIDNAAYDATHSYAYEMSYRLITRSGEVVWVRDLCRTVVEAERPNRMIGLMIDVTRQKQAELELLRSDERYALATRGSNDGIWDWDLRTDVLHVSGRFNGILGLDATGPVHADGWHFLQSRIDPDDRARAESAYRRHLAGDSPNFSVDFRAWHGSGRLVWVNWRGVARFEDGIAVRMAGSLSDLAERGSSYDALTNLPGRPLFRDRLDHAIALHREGLAAGEDAPAQNHTTMFAVLMLDLDGFKAVNDTHGHHVGDQLLQQVARRLENCARAVDLVARMSGDEFNVLLESVDSAEAVERAQQIAAALEIPYRIGIHTLTSSASIGVVHCTPRLVTSDDYLRAADAAMYEAKTLPFGVCVLPAAM
- a CDS encoding hemolysin XhlA family protein; its protein translation is MSLIQQHKKTAQMVGVALVAAVGLGGCATYKDDFARIDTRLDTLDSRVQGAAQSAESANQSATQANQRLDTMERRVQQLETAPRRTPRG
- a CDS encoding YajD family HNH nuclease → MTTPDQSKLDRIVAEARRSAEQRNNGYRERALKMYPWICGRCAREFTRVNLRELTVHHRNHNHDDNPADGSNWELLCVYCHDNEHSRQLDHTGVSARNAEDAPAAATSNPFADLKARLEKTRA